In Zonotrichia albicollis isolate bZonAlb1 chromosome 3, bZonAlb1.hap1, whole genome shotgun sequence, a single window of DNA contains:
- the PREB gene encoding guanine nucleotide-exchange factor SEC12 isoform X1, translated as MAPRRPAELYRAPFPLYTVRLHPRRPLAITAGGGGAAKTGIRNGVHFLQLEQIGGQLSASLLHCHDTETRATMTMALAGDVIAAGQDNSCHILRFSLQEPEAPGAAGKDGSGDKGPRRRRGGSGGGGAQGAQGRAREVRVESLQRVRTDFSPDALQKAVRFSADGALLATGGADGFLRLWEFPSMKKTLEFRAHDGEIEDIALGPDNKQVVTAGRDFQCCVWQQDQLVTGLRWHENLPGIPDKAYRYQACRFGAVEGSAGALRLYTVQVPHKRERRPPPCYLTKWDGKSFLPLLTRPCGSEVVSCLSISDSGTFLGLGTVTGSVAIHIAFSLQRLYYVKEAHGIVVTDVAFVPESRPGRELLGGHEAALLSVAVDSRCKLHLLPTRRSLPVWLLLLLCAGLIVAAILLLQLAFPGFL; from the exons ATGGCGCCCCGGCGTCCTGCCGAGCTGTACCGGGCGCCGTTCCCGCTCTACACCGTGCGCCTGCACCCGCGGCGCCCGCTCGCCATCAccgccggcggcggcggcgccgccaAGACCGGCATCCGCAATGGCGTG CacttcctgcagctggagcagatcGGCGGGCAGCTCAGCGCCTCGCTGCTGCACTGCCACGACACCGAAACCCGCGCCACCATGACCATGGCGCTGGCCGGGGACGTCATTGCCGCCGGGCAGGACAACAGCTGCCACATCCTGCGCTTCAGCCTGCAGGAGCCCGAGGCTCCGGGCGCGGCCGGCAAGGACG GCAGCGGGGACAAGggcccgcggcggcggcggggcggcagcggcggcggcggggcccaGGGCGCGCAGGGCCGGGCCCGCGAGGTGAGGGTGGAGAGCCTGCAGAGGGTGCGCACCGACTTCAGCCCCGACGCGCTGCAGAAGGCCGTGCGCTTCAGCGCCGACGGAGCCCTGCTGGCCACCGGCGGCGCCGACGGCTTCCTGCGCCTCTGGGAG tTCCCCAGCATGAAGAAGACGTTGGAGTTCAGAGCCCACGATGGGGAAATTGAGGACATTGCTCTGGGCCCTGACAACAAG caggtGGTGACGGCGGGCAGGGACTTCCAGTGCTGCgtgtggcagcaggaccagCTGGTGACAGGGCTGCGCTGGCACGAGAACCTGCCCGGCATCCCCGACAAGGCCTATCGCTACCAGGCATGCCG GTTTGGGGCCGTGGAGGGCAGTGCCGGGGCCCTGCGGCTCTACACGGTGCAGGTGCCCCACAAGCGGGAGCGCCGCCCCCCGCCCTGCTACCTGACCAAGTGGGATGGGAAGAGCTTCCTGCCGCTGCTGACGCGGCCCTGCGGCTCCGAGGTGGTCTCCTGCCTCTCCATCAG TGACTCGGGCAcgttcctggggctgggcacgGTGACGGGCTCCGTGGCCATCCACATTGCCTTCTCGCTGCAG AGGCTGTACTACGTGAAGGAGGCCCACGGCATCGTGGTGACAGACGTGGCCTTCGTCCCCGAGAGCCGGCCCGGGCGGGAGCTGCTGGGGGGCCACGAGGCCGCCCTGCTCAGCGTGGCCGTGGACAGCCGCTGCAAGCTGCACCTGCTGCCCACCCGCC GCTCCCtccctgtctggctgctgctgctgctctgtgccggGCTCATCGTGGCcgccatcctgctgctgcagctcgcCTTCCCGGGCTTCCTGTAG
- the PREB gene encoding guanine nucleotide-exchange factor SEC12 isoform X2 — protein MAPRRPAELYRAPFPLYTVRLHPRRPLAITAGGGGAAKTGIRNGVHFLQLEQIGGQLSASLLHCHDTETRATMTMALAGDVIAAGQDNSCHILRFSLQEPEAPGAAGKDGSGDKGPRRRRGGSGGGGAQGAQGRAREVRVESLQRVRTDFSPDALQKAVRFSADGALLATGGADGFLRLWEFPSMKKTLEFRAHDGEIEDIALGPDNKVVTAGRDFQCCVWQQDQLVTGLRWHENLPGIPDKAYRYQACRFGAVEGSAGALRLYTVQVPHKRERRPPPCYLTKWDGKSFLPLLTRPCGSEVVSCLSISDSGTFLGLGTVTGSVAIHIAFSLQRLYYVKEAHGIVVTDVAFVPESRPGRELLGGHEAALLSVAVDSRCKLHLLPTRRSLPVWLLLLLCAGLIVAAILLLQLAFPGFL, from the exons ATGGCGCCCCGGCGTCCTGCCGAGCTGTACCGGGCGCCGTTCCCGCTCTACACCGTGCGCCTGCACCCGCGGCGCCCGCTCGCCATCAccgccggcggcggcggcgccgccaAGACCGGCATCCGCAATGGCGTG CacttcctgcagctggagcagatcGGCGGGCAGCTCAGCGCCTCGCTGCTGCACTGCCACGACACCGAAACCCGCGCCACCATGACCATGGCGCTGGCCGGGGACGTCATTGCCGCCGGGCAGGACAACAGCTGCCACATCCTGCGCTTCAGCCTGCAGGAGCCCGAGGCTCCGGGCGCGGCCGGCAAGGACG GCAGCGGGGACAAGggcccgcggcggcggcggggcggcagcggcggcggcggggcccaGGGCGCGCAGGGCCGGGCCCGCGAGGTGAGGGTGGAGAGCCTGCAGAGGGTGCGCACCGACTTCAGCCCCGACGCGCTGCAGAAGGCCGTGCGCTTCAGCGCCGACGGAGCCCTGCTGGCCACCGGCGGCGCCGACGGCTTCCTGCGCCTCTGGGAG tTCCCCAGCATGAAGAAGACGTTGGAGTTCAGAGCCCACGATGGGGAAATTGAGGACATTGCTCTGGGCCCTGACAACAAG gtGGTGACGGCGGGCAGGGACTTCCAGTGCTGCgtgtggcagcaggaccagCTGGTGACAGGGCTGCGCTGGCACGAGAACCTGCCCGGCATCCCCGACAAGGCCTATCGCTACCAGGCATGCCG GTTTGGGGCCGTGGAGGGCAGTGCCGGGGCCCTGCGGCTCTACACGGTGCAGGTGCCCCACAAGCGGGAGCGCCGCCCCCCGCCCTGCTACCTGACCAAGTGGGATGGGAAGAGCTTCCTGCCGCTGCTGACGCGGCCCTGCGGCTCCGAGGTGGTCTCCTGCCTCTCCATCAG TGACTCGGGCAcgttcctggggctgggcacgGTGACGGGCTCCGTGGCCATCCACATTGCCTTCTCGCTGCAG AGGCTGTACTACGTGAAGGAGGCCCACGGCATCGTGGTGACAGACGTGGCCTTCGTCCCCGAGAGCCGGCCCGGGCGGGAGCTGCTGGGGGGCCACGAGGCCGCCCTGCTCAGCGTGGCCGTGGACAGCCGCTGCAAGCTGCACCTGCTGCCCACCCGCC GCTCCCtccctgtctggctgctgctgctgctctgtgccggGCTCATCGTGGCcgccatcctgctgctgcagctcgcCTTCCCGGGCTTCCTGTAG
- the CGREF1 gene encoding cell growth regulator with EF hand domain protein 1 translates to MRNEPGMLLLLLVLGPAAWAAPRAGTYRPEPPVATAVDPHPDPLSPEPPALLLLWSAVQSLGPPEQDVQAMTREQALLYLFVLHDHDQSRRLDGLELLQLLGTVLAQAGGQPDPDTVAALVDKALARQDLNGDGLLDPSELLDPPEVPLPGQNKGPPGQPPLEQQAGLGTVPGGGTEVPRQDLGLKSPGQAAPEAGEPQTGVSEAGEPQNGVSEAGEPQNGAPEAGEPQAGAPEAGEPQNGAPEAGAPKLESLEVEPPNAEAMEAEVVPGAQAPSSDAPEEEEAPEAEGPEEEQAAPAWRDHGEG, encoded by the exons ATGAGGAACGAGCCGGggatgctgctcctgctcctggtgctggggCCAGCGGCGTGGGCTGCCCCCAGGGCGGGCACCTACAG GCCTGAGCCCCCCGTGGCCACAGCCGTGGATCCCCATCCTGACCCGCTGAGCCCGGAGCCGCCTGCACTGCT gctgctctggagcgccgtgcagagcctggggccCCCGGAGCAGGACGTGCAGGCCATGACACGGGAGCAGG ccctgctctacCTCTTTGTGCTCCACGACCACGACCAGAGCAGGCGCCTGGacgggctggagctgctgcagttgCTTGGCACggtgctggcacaggctggggggCAGCCAGACCCTGACACG gtggctGCGCTGGTGGACAAAGCCCTGGCGAGGCAGGACCTCAATGGGGACGGGCTACTGGACCCCTCCGAGCTGCTGGACCCCCCCGAGGTGCCCTTGCCTGGCCAGAACAAGGGTcccccaggacagcccccactggagcagcaggcagggcttggGACTGTGCCTGGCGGGGGCACGGAGGTGCCAAGGCAGGACCTGGGGTTGAAAAGCCCAGGACAGGCAGCCCCTGAGGCTGGAGAGCCTCAGACTGGCGTGTCTGAGGCTGGAGAGCCCCAGAATGGAGTGTCTGAGGCTGGAGAGCCCCAGAATGGAGCTCCTGAGGCTGGAGAGCCCCAGGCTGGAGCCCCTGAGGCTGGAGAGCCCCAGAATGGAGCTCCTGAGGCTGGAGCCCCCAAGCTGGAATCCCTCGAGGTGGAACCTCCCAATGCTGAGGCCATGGAGGCAGAAGTCGTCCCTGGGGCCCAAGCCCCCAGTAGTGATGCCCCAGAGGAAGAGGAAGCCCCTGAGGCTGAAGGCcctgaggaggagcaggcagccccagcctggaggGACCATGGCGAGGGGTAG
- the KHK gene encoding ketohexokinase, with protein sequence MAAAAGGAAEKRRIMCVGLVCLDIISVVETFPAEDSDTRCLSQRWQRGGNASNSCTVLALLGAPCAFMGSLAPGPAADFITADFQRRGVDTAHVAWQPRGEVPCACCLVNAASGSRTIVLHDTKLPDVTARDFERVDLSQYRWIHFEARNAAEQGAMLERLERYNRAAAPERRVRVSVELEKPREELLPLMGRGQVVFISKDLARHFGYQSAPEALRGLRGRIQPGATLICAWAEEGADALGPDGQLVHSDAFPPETLVDTLGAGDTFNAAVIFALAEGRSLQDALTFGCRIAGRKCGIQGFDGIV encoded by the exons atggcggcagcggcgggcggcgcggcggaGAAGCGGCGGATCATGTGCGTGGGGCTGGTGTGCCTGGACATCATCAGCGTGGTGGAGACTTTCCCGGCCGAGGACTCCGACACCAG GTGCCTCTCTCAGCGCTGGCAGCGCGGCGGGAACGCCTCCAACTCGTGcacggtgctggcgctgctgggaGCGCCCTGCGCCTTCATGGGCTCGCTGGCGCCCGGGCCCGCCGCTGA CTTCATCACGGCGGATTTCCAGCGCCGGGGGGTGGACACGGCACACGTGGCGTGGCAGCCCCGCGGAGAGGTGCCCTGCGCGTGCTGCCTCGTCAACGCCGCCAGCGGCTCCCGCACCATCGTCCTGCACGACAC GAAGCTGCCCGACGTGACAGCCCGCGACTTCGAGCGCGTCGACCTCTCCCAGTACAGGTGGATCCACTTCGAG GCCCGGAACGCGGCGGAGCAGGGCGCGATGCTGGAGCGGCTGGAGCGGTACAACCGGGCGGCGGCGCCGGAGCGGCGGGTCCGGGTCTCGGTGGAGCTGGAGAAGCCgcgggaggagctgctgccgcTGATGGGGCGGGGACAAGTG GTGTTCATCAGCAAGGACCTGGCCCGGCACTTCGGGTACCAATCGGCCCCCGAGGCgctgcgggggctgcggggccgcATCCAGCCAGG GGCCACGCTGATCTGCGCCTGGGCTGAGGAGGGCGCGGATGCCTTGGGGCCCGACGGGCAGCTGGTGCACTCGGACGCCTTCCCCCCAGAGACCCTGGTGGACACGCTGGGCGCTGGGGACACCTTCAACGCCGCCGTCATCTTTGCCCTCGCAGAAG GGAGGAGCCTGCAGGACGCCCTCACCTTCGGCTGCCGGATCGCAGGCAGGAAATGCGGGATCCAGGGCTTCGATGGCATCGTCTGA